A single region of the Plantactinospora soyae genome encodes:
- a CDS encoding sugar O-acetyltransferase has translation MVLVADRDEEVLEKIRRGLLYTESEASFRDSQRRSDLIFEYNQTRPSDTARRRSLLEAILGSVGERTVLLPPFHAGFGSNVHIGDDFFGNVNLTFVDDVEIRIGDGVMIAPSVTLTTTGHPVHPELRVDFRRFSEPIVIEDKVWIGSNAVVLPGVRIGYGAVIGAGSVVTSDIPAMTVAVGVPCRVVRHITDDDLRTRSAPVEEPRTYA, from the coding sequence GTGGTGCTCGTGGCCGATCGTGATGAGGAAGTGCTGGAAAAGATCCGGCGAGGACTTCTCTACACGGAGTCGGAAGCGTCCTTCCGGGACTCTCAACGCCGTTCGGACCTGATCTTCGAGTACAACCAGACACGGCCGAGCGACACCGCACGACGCCGGTCTCTCTTGGAGGCGATCCTCGGGTCGGTCGGAGAGCGTACTGTGCTCCTGCCGCCGTTCCACGCGGGTTTCGGCAGCAACGTGCACATCGGCGACGACTTCTTCGGCAACGTCAACCTGACGTTCGTCGACGACGTGGAGATCCGGATCGGCGACGGCGTCATGATCGCGCCAAGCGTCACTCTGACCACGACCGGGCACCCGGTCCACCCGGAGCTGCGAGTGGACTTCCGGCGGTTCTCCGAACCCATCGTCATCGAGGACAAGGTCTGGATCGGCAGCAACGCCGTCGTACTCCCCGGCGTACGCATCGGGTACGGCGCCGTCATCGGCGCGGGCAGTGTCGTCACGTCCGACATCCCGGCCATGACCGTCGCCGTCGGAGTACCCTGCCGAGTCGTCCGACACATCACTGACGACGACCTGCGTACCCGCTCAGCCCCTGTCGAGGAGCCAAGAACGTACGCATGA
- a CDS encoding LysR family transcriptional regulator — MAKDLETGLLRSFVTAVRAGSISRAATALGHTQPALSQQVRRLESVVGRPLLYRSPSGVSPTRAGEELLPYAERILSLSAQALTETGRALTGHCGVGLLEDLAASQLPQALADLARLHPGATLEVLSLSGAAMREAYDAGRVQLVLNEVPEVPGPPRWTVRRPLVWAIGQGVDVAADPLPVVLFSNPCFWRTSVLETLERSDRRWRMAFESNTLVGVLAAVRAGLGVAALMPANLEPAMACHDADALPTLPDVELGLARHPRTTGDPLVDAVETALRRMI; from the coding sequence ATGGCCAAGGACCTTGAGACCGGGTTGTTGCGGTCGTTCGTCACCGCCGTGCGGGCGGGCAGCATCAGCCGCGCCGCGACCGCGCTCGGACATACCCAGCCCGCGCTCAGCCAGCAGGTGCGCAGGCTCGAGAGCGTTGTCGGCCGTCCGCTGCTCTACCGGTCGCCCTCTGGTGTCTCGCCGACCCGGGCGGGTGAGGAACTCCTGCCGTACGCCGAACGCATCCTCTCGCTCTCCGCACAGGCACTCACCGAGACCGGACGCGCGCTTACCGGCCACTGCGGCGTCGGGTTGCTCGAAGACCTCGCCGCGTCCCAGCTGCCGCAGGCCCTCGCCGACCTCGCCCGGCTGCACCCCGGCGCGACGCTGGAGGTGCTCAGCCTGTCCGGCGCCGCGATGCGGGAGGCGTACGACGCGGGCCGCGTCCAACTCGTGCTCAACGAGGTGCCGGAGGTACCCGGGCCGCCGCGCTGGACGGTACGCCGCCCGTTGGTCTGGGCGATCGGCCAGGGTGTGGACGTGGCCGCCGATCCGCTGCCGGTGGTGCTCTTCTCGAACCCGTGCTTCTGGCGTACGTCGGTACTGGAGACGCTGGAACGTTCCGATCGGCGCTGGCGGATGGCGTTCGAGAGCAACACCCTGGTCGGTGTGCTCGCCGCCGTACGGGCCGGACTCGGCGTCGCGGCACTCATGCCCGCGAACCTCGAACCGGCGATGGCCTGCCACGACGCGGACGCCCTGCCCACCCTGCCGGACGTCGAGCTCGGTCTCGCACGGCACCCACGGACCACAGGTGATCCGCTGGTCGATGCCGTGGAGACCGCGCTACGACGCATGATCTGA
- a CDS encoding MFS transporter: MTGYREVLAVPGMAPLLGVALLARAAITGSVMALTMYVVLGLDMSYAAAGGVVAAMTVGMALGGPLLGRMIDRRGPRVVLLVTVVLQVVFWLSVPILPYGTLLGAAFVAGLLMVPAQPLTRQAIAAMTTAGQRRAAFALESVQGELSYVVGPPIVILFATKVSPGVVAWVIGAAIVAGGAGIALLNPPLRAEGEADADPLGRPRRREWLSPGMIAVLVMAFGTTMLLSGTDLAIVATLEEAGQISWAAVVVAVYGVASIVGGLVYGVLPRPLPTWLLLGLLGLATIPAGLAHDWPWLCVAAAGAGLLAAPTLSAVADAVSRLAPASVRGEATGLQSSAQSAGFALGSPVVGVAIGVSVPAGGFAAAGLAGLAAALIGCLLERAPAAPGRRRRSAGGRSSQRCGISWLAWKSPAGSAFFRSLSRASQVEASYPVDGSTASSWKFRYCRPRE; encoded by the coding sequence GTGACCGGATACCGAGAGGTGCTCGCCGTGCCAGGGATGGCACCGCTGCTGGGCGTTGCGCTGCTCGCTCGTGCCGCGATCACGGGCAGCGTGATGGCGCTGACGATGTACGTGGTGCTGGGTCTGGACATGAGCTACGCGGCAGCGGGTGGCGTCGTGGCGGCGATGACCGTGGGGATGGCGCTGGGCGGGCCGCTGCTCGGCCGCATGATCGACCGGCGGGGCCCGCGCGTCGTACTGCTGGTCACCGTCGTACTGCAGGTCGTGTTCTGGCTGAGCGTGCCGATCCTGCCGTACGGGACCCTGCTCGGCGCCGCCTTCGTGGCGGGTCTGCTGATGGTGCCGGCCCAGCCGTTGACCAGGCAGGCGATCGCCGCGATGACGACGGCGGGACAGCGCCGGGCCGCGTTCGCGCTGGAATCGGTGCAGGGCGAACTGTCGTACGTGGTGGGTCCGCCGATCGTGATCCTCTTCGCGACGAAGGTCTCCCCTGGCGTGGTGGCCTGGGTCATCGGCGCCGCGATCGTGGCGGGTGGAGCGGGGATCGCCCTGCTCAACCCGCCGCTGCGTGCCGAGGGCGAGGCGGATGCCGATCCGCTCGGCCGCCCCCGCCGCCGGGAGTGGCTGAGCCCGGGCATGATCGCCGTGCTGGTGATGGCGTTCGGCACCACGATGCTGCTCAGCGGTACCGACCTGGCCATCGTCGCCACCCTCGAGGAAGCCGGCCAGATCTCCTGGGCCGCCGTGGTCGTGGCGGTGTACGGCGTGGCCTCCATCGTCGGCGGGCTGGTGTACGGCGTGCTCCCCCGGCCGCTGCCCACGTGGCTGCTGCTCGGGCTGCTCGGGCTGGCGACGATTCCCGCCGGGCTGGCCCACGACTGGCCCTGGTTGTGCGTGGCCGCTGCCGGTGCGGGGCTGCTCGCCGCGCCGACCCTTTCCGCGGTGGCCGACGCGGTGAGCCGGCTGGCACCGGCCAGCGTGCGGGGTGAGGCGACCGGTCTGCAATCCTCGGCGCAGAGTGCGGGCTTTGCGCTCGGATCCCCGGTCGTCGGGGTGGCGATCGGCGTCTCTGTCCCAGCGGGCGGCTTCGCGGCGGCCGGGCTGGCCGGCCTTGCCGCCGCGCTGATTGGATGCCTGCTGGAGCGTGCGCCGGCCGCTCCGGGGCGACGACGACGGTCAGCGGGTGGACGGTCTTCTCAGCGGTGCGGGATCTCGTGGTTGGCCTGGAAGAGCCCGGCGGGGTCCGCGTTCTTCCGGAGCCTCAGCAGGGCGTCCCAGGTCGAGGCGTCGTACCCGGTCGACGGGTCCACGGCCTCCTCCTGGAAGTTCAGGTACTGCCGCCCGCGTGAGTAG
- a CDS encoding helix-turn-helix transcriptional regulator yields the protein MSSDKLAYFLRARRAALQPDEIGLGARSRRRTEGLRREDVAALATMSTDYYRRLEQARTGPPSPQILDSIARALRLTADERDYLYRVADQEPPARPTVSREVAPALQQLVDGLGDAPAQVMTILGETIAQNPMAVALLGDHSIYTGDARYTTYRWFTDPASRSMHPPEDHEEESRARVADLRARSVDGGDPETDRLIGTLHARSAEFAQMWQEQKVAICRSGTKTLVHPDTGMLDLECQILRAEGLGQLLVTFTAAPGSRAAAQLRELSRPSGAEPVRR from the coding sequence GTGAGTTCCGATAAACTGGCCTATTTCCTACGTGCCCGCCGCGCCGCGCTCCAACCCGACGAGATCGGCTTGGGCGCCCGGTCGCGCCGACGTACCGAGGGACTGCGACGTGAGGACGTCGCAGCGCTGGCCACCATGTCGACGGACTACTACCGCCGCCTGGAGCAGGCCCGTACCGGACCGCCCTCGCCGCAGATCCTGGACTCCATCGCGCGGGCCCTGCGGCTGACCGCCGACGAACGTGACTACCTGTACCGGGTCGCCGATCAGGAGCCGCCCGCACGACCCACGGTCAGCCGGGAGGTCGCGCCGGCGCTGCAACAGCTCGTCGACGGGCTCGGCGACGCCCCGGCCCAGGTCATGACGATCCTCGGCGAGACGATCGCCCAGAATCCGATGGCCGTCGCACTGCTCGGCGACCACTCGATCTACACCGGCGACGCCCGCTACACCACCTACCGCTGGTTCACCGACCCGGCCTCCCGGTCGATGCACCCGCCGGAGGACCACGAGGAGGAGAGCCGCGCCCGGGTGGCCGACCTGCGGGCGAGATCGGTGGACGGCGGCGACCCGGAGACCGACCGACTTATCGGCACACTCCACGCCCGCAGCGCCGAATTCGCCCAGATGTGGCAGGAACAGAAGGTGGCGATCTGCCGGTCCGGCACCAAGACCCTGGTACACCCCGACACCGGGATGCTCGACCTGGAATGCCAGATCCTCAGAGCCGAGGGGCTCGGGCAGTTGCTCGTCACCTTCACGGCGGCACCGGGCAGCCGCGCGGCGGCACAGCTGCGCGAACTCTCCAGACCGAGCGGGGCGGAGCCGGTCAGAAGGTGA